In Effusibacillus lacus, one DNA window encodes the following:
- a CDS encoding DedA family protein produces MKEFIYTVLTALTDLGYLGIALGLMIEVIPSEIVLSYGGFMISQGKITFAGAVIAGTIGGVLAQLFLYWAGYYGGRPFLEKYGKYVLIHKKHIDTAENWFNKYGSGVIFSARFIPVVRHAISIPAGIAKMSFWKFTLYTTLAIIPWSIFFLYLGNQLGSNWKQINELAKPYIQPVIIAATLLTVLYVAYSMFKRKR; encoded by the coding sequence ATGAAAGAATTCATATACACAGTTTTGACCGCACTTACCGATCTCGGTTACCTCGGGATTGCTCTCGGGCTGATGATTGAAGTGATCCCCAGCGAAATTGTATTGTCATACGGCGGATTTATGATCTCACAGGGAAAAATCACCTTTGCGGGTGCTGTAATAGCCGGCACCATCGGCGGTGTCCTGGCCCAGCTTTTTCTTTATTGGGCGGGCTATTACGGGGGACGTCCTTTCTTGGAGAAGTATGGCAAGTACGTGCTGATTCACAAGAAACATATCGATACGGCTGAAAACTGGTTTAACAAATACGGGTCAGGCGTGATTTTCTCGGCCCGCTTCATTCCGGTCGTTCGTCATGCGATCTCGATTCCAGCCGGAATTGCCAAGATGTCATTCTGGAAGTTTACCCTTTATACGACACTGGCCATCATCCCTTGGTCAATCTTTTTCCTGTATCTGGGGAATCAATTGGGAAGCAACTGGAAGCAGATTAACGAACTGGCCAAACCGTACATACAACCTGTAATTATTGCAGCCACTTTGCTTACGGTGCTGTACGTTGCCTACAGTATGTTCAAAAGAAAAAGGTAA